From one Rosa rugosa chromosome 4, drRosRugo1.1, whole genome shotgun sequence genomic stretch:
- the LOC133744309 gene encoding uncharacterized protein LOC133744309 — protein MVDDILIQIGLVLLVVVTFLFIHSVPQKVLATLRLRLKSKSGIQSKRHFVLGAQLLAQARSASSKSSAASLSKQALDEADKAIALDPKDAAAHILKALALDVQGFKTSALDAIDVALSPLCRKSLVDEERGDALLKRAEIKMSMNRPARVDSVIEDLTLAVKLSPENAKAFCSLGECYEGKKMTEEAKKAYEEALKLHPRFAAAKEALDRLGSS, from the coding sequence ATGGTAGATGACATTCTTATCCAAATCGGCCTAGTCCTCCTCGTCGTCGTCACCTTCCTCTTCATCCACAGCGTTCCCCAGAAAGTCCTCGCCACCCTCCGCCTCCGCCTCAAAAGCAAATCCGGCATCCAATCCAAGCGCCACTTCGTCCTCGGCGCCCAGCTCCTCGCCCAAGCCAGATCCGCCTCCTCCAAGTCCTCCGCCGCCTCCCTCTCCAAGCAAGCCCTCGACGAAGCCGACAAGGCCATCGCCCTCGATCCCAAAGACGCCGCCGCTCACATCCTCAAAGCCCTCGCTCTCGACGTCCAGGGCTTCAAGACCTCCGCCCTCGACGCCATCGACGTCGCCCTCTCCCCACTCTGCCGCAAGAGCCTCGTCGACGAAGAGCGCGGCGACGCGCTCCTCAAGCGGGCCGAGATTAAGATGTCCATGAACCGACCCGCCCGGGTTGACTCGGTCATCGAGGATTTGACTCTCGCCGTGAAGCTGAGCCCTGAAAACGCCAAGGCGTTTTGCTCGTTGGGAGAGTGCTATGAGGGGAAGAAGATGACGGAGGAGGCCAAGAAGGCTTACGAGGAGGCTCTGAAGCTTCATCCACGGTTCGCCGCCGCGAAGGAGGCACTGGACCGCCTTGGTTCGTCGTAG
- the LOC133743799 gene encoding serine/threonine-protein kinase CTR1 isoform X2 — protein MPHRTTYFFPRQFPDRRFDSCSSAKQLVPQDSHLHHHLEKQSSGSNENDVVSTIIDHHQKSNNNNHNSTKFTAVSDQYFTGGRNTTTTTSSISSGASTQSTKKQQRAPICDWFVTEKKHNNNKRRSKPSHVRSTRSSLPSFSCHVPDEDRELLLPPEAFDVSSAVPDTTSFKVDRSVDRNFDRQVSLPRLSSGSSYAGSLFSGTTTLDGNFSGDVKDSSATTRPVEEEEGEEEVVVGVGVGVEASRDSLAQRSKESYYLQLVLAKRISAQGSETLLLRNTGIEVTDVETVSYRLWVSGCLSYNEKISDGFYNILGMNPYLWVMCNDVEEGKRLPSLMSLRAIKPAETSMEVVLVDKHGDSRLKELQDKAQELYCASENTLVLVEKLGKLVAIYMGGTYPVEQGDLHMRWKVVSKRLREFQKCIVLPIGSLSMGLCRHRAILFKKLADYIGLPCRIARGCKYCVADHRSSCLVKIEDRQLVREYVVDLVGEPGNVHGPDSSINGSLSSISSPFQISQQKEFQRIYRDSGLCSQIINSKHTRPPPEDPLYPGYREESQVLKDSSLLPVDQTRFGMEASVMPLDLKANAEHCLLQTPMPPCVQGDISEAVDVGAAIASLEECARLGEESIIVQQAYRKEIVVSRCGVICSSDKSSQSDLEEVDSKLEIQSRFSAVTVPRYLNLEPSLAMDWLEIAWDELHIKERVGAGSFGTVHRAEWHGSDVAVKVLTVQDFHDDQLREFLREVAIMKRVRHPNVVLFMGAVTKRPHLSIVTEYLPRGSLYRLIHRPASGELLDHRRRLRMALDVAKGINYLHCLSPPIVHWDLKSPNLLVDKNWTAKVCDFGLSRFKANTFISSKSVAGTPEWMAPEFLRGEPSNEKSDVYSFGVILWELVTMQQPWSGLSPAQVVGAVAFQNRRLAIPANTPPMLASLMESCWADDPAQRPTFKSIVESLKKLLKSPLQWAQVSGT, from the exons ATGCCTCACAGAACGACTTACTTCTTCCCGAGGCAATTTCCGGATCGCCGCTTCGATTCGTGCTCTTCTGCCAAACAGTTGGTACCGCAAGAtagtcatcttcatcatcatctcgAGAAACAGAGCAGCGGCAGCAATGAAAACGACGTCGTCAGCACCATCATTGATCACCACCAAAAGTCTAACAACAACAACCACAACAGCACCAAATTCACAGCTGTATCCGATCAGTATTTCACGGGCGGCcgaaacaccaccaccaccacaagcAGTATCAGCAGCGGCGCCAGCACGCAATCCACCAAGAAGCAACAGCGGGCTCCCATTTGCGACTGGTTCGTCACCGAGAAAAAGCACAACAACAACAAGCGGAGATCCAAACCCAGCCACGTGAGGAGCACGAGATCGTCGCTGCCGTCATTCTCCTGCCACGTACCCGACGAGGATCGCGAGCTCCTGCTCCCGCCGGAGGCCTTCGATGTGTCCTCGGCCGTGCCGGATACGACGTCGTTCAAGGTCGACCGGAGCGTTGACCGGAACTTTGACCGGCAGGTGTCGCTGCCGAGGCTCTCAAGCGGGAGTAGCTACGCCGGGAGCTTGTTCTCAGGGACGACGACGCTGGACGGGaacttctccggcgacgtcaaggACTCGTCGGCGACGACGAGGCCGGTGGAGGAAGAGGagggggaggaggaggtggtggtgggagTGGGAGTGGGAGTGGAGGCGAGTAGGGATAGCTTGGCGCAGAGGTCCAAGGAGAGTTACTATTTGCAGCTTGTATTGGCCAAGAGGATTAGCGCTCAAGGTAGTGAGACGTTGCTTTTGCGTAACACTGGCATTGAGGTTACCGATGTTGAGACGGTGTCGTATCGCCTCTGG GTTAGTGGCTGCTTGTCTTACAATGAGAAAATATCGGATGGTTTCTACAATATTTTGGGGATGAATCCGTATCTATGGGTGATGTGCAATGATGTGGAAGAAGGTAAACGTCTACCATCACTGATGTCACTTAGAGCAATTAAACCCGCAGAGACATCAATGGAGGTGGTTCTTGTTGACAAACATGGGGACTCTCGCCTCAAGGAACTTCAAGATAAGGCACAAGAACTTTATTGTGCTTCAGAGAATACCTTGGTGTTGGTGGAGAAACTTGGCAAGCTTGTCGCCATCTACATGGG GGGTACTTATCCTGTGGAGCAAGGAGATCTCCACATGCGCTGGAAAGTGGTTAGCAAGAGATTGAGGGAATTCCAAAAGTGTATTGTGCTCCCCATTGGCAGCCTATCAATGGGGCTCTGCAGGCATCGTGCTATTCTCTTCAAG AAATTGGCAGACTACATAGGTTTACCTTGCCGGATAGCTCGTGGTTGCAAGTATTGTGTGGCAGATCATAGGTCTTCTTGTCTTGTTAAAATTGAAGACAGGCAGCTTGTGAG GGAATATGTGGTTGATCTAGTTGGGGAACCTGGAAATGTCCATGGCCCAGATTCCTCGATCAATGGATCTCTGTCTTCAATATCTTCACCATTTCAAATTTCTCAGCAAAAAGAGTTCCAACGAATTTATAGGGATAGTGGATTATGTTCCCAAATTATAAACTCAAAGCACACTCGTCCACCTCCTGAAGATCCTCTGTATCCAG GCTACAGAGAGGAAAGCCAGGTCCTGAAAGATAGTAGTTTGCTTCCAGTTGATCAAACTAGATTTGGGATGGAAGCTTCTGTAATGCCTTTGGACTTGAAAGCGAATGCAGAGCATTGCCTTCTCCAGACACCAATGCCACCTTGTGTACAAGGTGATATTTCTGAAGCTGTTGATGTGGGAGCTGCCATTGCATCATTAGAGGAATGTGCTAGACTAGGTGAAGAAAGTATTATTGTACAGCAAGCTTACCGGAAGGAGATTGTTGTGTCAAGATGTGGAGTAATATGTAGCAGTGACAAGTCCAGTCAATCAGATCTAGAGGAGGTTGACAGTAAGCTTGAGATTCAAAGCCGATTTTCTGCTGTCACTGTTCCTAGGTACTTGAATCTCGAACCATCTCTTGCTATGGACTGGCTTGAGATCGCATGGGATGAGTTACATATCAAAGAGCGCGTTGGTGCTG GCTCATTTGGAACTGTGCATCGTGCTGAATGGCATGGATCG GATGTAGCTGTCAAGGTTTTAACTGTTCAAGATTTCCATGATGATCAGTTGAGGGAATTTTTGCGCGAG GTTGCAATTATGAAACGTGTCCGCCATCCCAATGTAGTTCTGTTCATGGGTGCAGTTACAAAGCGTCCACATCTCTCAATAGTGACAGAGTATTTACCTAG GGGAAGTCTATATCGACTCATACACAGGCCAGCTTCTGGGGAACTTCTGGATCATAGGCGGCGGCTGCGCATGGCATTAGATGTG GCCAAGGGGATCAATTACCTCCATTGTCTTAGCCCTCCTATTGTCCATTGGGATCTTAAATCTCCAAATTTGTTGGTTGATAAAAATTGGACAGCGAAG GTATGCGATTTTGGGTTGTCCAGGTTCAAAGCAAACACTTTCATATCATCGAAATCTGTTGCTGGAACA cCTGAGTGGATGGCTCCAGAGTTCCTTCGCGGAGAGCCCTCAAATGAGAAGTCTGATGTCTACAGTTTCGGAGTAATCCTTTGGGAACTTGTGACCATGCAACAACCTTGGAGTGGGCTTAGTCCTGCGCAG GTAGTTGGCGCTGTTGCTTTCCAGAATAGAAGGCTTGCTATCCCAGCAAATACTCCCCCAATGTTGGCTTCTCTTATGGAATCCTGCTGGGCTGA TGACCCTGCTCAGCGCCCAACATTTAAAAGTATAGTGGAGTCGCTGAAGAAGTTGCTAAAATCTCCTCTACAGTGGGCACAGGTGAGTGGAACATAG
- the LOC133743799 gene encoding serine/threonine-protein kinase CTR1 isoform X1, which produces MPHRTTYFFPRQFPDRRFDSCSSAKQLVPQDSHLHHHLEKQSSGSNENDVVSTIIDHHQKSNNNNHNSTKFTAVSDQYFTGGRNTTTTTSSISSGASTQSTKKQQRAPICDWFVTEKKHNNNKRRSKPSHVRSTRSSLPSFSCHVPDEDRELLLPPEAFDVSSAVPDTTSFKVDRSVDRNFDRQVSLPRLSSGSSYAGSLFSGTTTLDGNFSGDVKDSSATTRPVEEEEGEEEVVVGVGVGVEASRDSLAQRSKESYYLQLVLAKRISAQGSETLLLRNTGIEVTDVETVSYRLWVSGCLSYNEKISDGFYNILGMNPYLWVMCNDVEEGKRLPSLMSLRAIKPAETSMEVVLVDKHGDSRLKELQDKAQELYCASENTLVLVEKLGKLVAIYMGGTYPVEQGDLHMRWKVVSKRLREFQKCIVLPIGSLSMGLCRHRAILFKKLADYIGLPCRIARGCKYCVADHRSSCLVKIEDRQLVREYVVDLVGEPGNVHGPDSSINGSLSSISSPFQISQQKEFQRIYRDSGLCSQIINSKHTRPPPEDPLYPGMLVLTTLAKYLLLFGRIKILPSLICKQQSLAGYREESQVLKDSSLLPVDQTRFGMEASVMPLDLKANAEHCLLQTPMPPCVQGDISEAVDVGAAIASLEECARLGEESIIVQQAYRKEIVVSRCGVICSSDKSSQSDLEEVDSKLEIQSRFSAVTVPRYLNLEPSLAMDWLEIAWDELHIKERVGAGSFGTVHRAEWHGSDVAVKVLTVQDFHDDQLREFLREVAIMKRVRHPNVVLFMGAVTKRPHLSIVTEYLPRGSLYRLIHRPASGELLDHRRRLRMALDVAKGINYLHCLSPPIVHWDLKSPNLLVDKNWTAKVCDFGLSRFKANTFISSKSVAGTPEWMAPEFLRGEPSNEKSDVYSFGVILWELVTMQQPWSGLSPAQVVGAVAFQNRRLAIPANTPPMLASLMESCWADDPAQRPTFKSIVESLKKLLKSPLQWAQVSGT; this is translated from the exons ATGCCTCACAGAACGACTTACTTCTTCCCGAGGCAATTTCCGGATCGCCGCTTCGATTCGTGCTCTTCTGCCAAACAGTTGGTACCGCAAGAtagtcatcttcatcatcatctcgAGAAACAGAGCAGCGGCAGCAATGAAAACGACGTCGTCAGCACCATCATTGATCACCACCAAAAGTCTAACAACAACAACCACAACAGCACCAAATTCACAGCTGTATCCGATCAGTATTTCACGGGCGGCcgaaacaccaccaccaccacaagcAGTATCAGCAGCGGCGCCAGCACGCAATCCACCAAGAAGCAACAGCGGGCTCCCATTTGCGACTGGTTCGTCACCGAGAAAAAGCACAACAACAACAAGCGGAGATCCAAACCCAGCCACGTGAGGAGCACGAGATCGTCGCTGCCGTCATTCTCCTGCCACGTACCCGACGAGGATCGCGAGCTCCTGCTCCCGCCGGAGGCCTTCGATGTGTCCTCGGCCGTGCCGGATACGACGTCGTTCAAGGTCGACCGGAGCGTTGACCGGAACTTTGACCGGCAGGTGTCGCTGCCGAGGCTCTCAAGCGGGAGTAGCTACGCCGGGAGCTTGTTCTCAGGGACGACGACGCTGGACGGGaacttctccggcgacgtcaaggACTCGTCGGCGACGACGAGGCCGGTGGAGGAAGAGGagggggaggaggaggtggtggtgggagTGGGAGTGGGAGTGGAGGCGAGTAGGGATAGCTTGGCGCAGAGGTCCAAGGAGAGTTACTATTTGCAGCTTGTATTGGCCAAGAGGATTAGCGCTCAAGGTAGTGAGACGTTGCTTTTGCGTAACACTGGCATTGAGGTTACCGATGTTGAGACGGTGTCGTATCGCCTCTGG GTTAGTGGCTGCTTGTCTTACAATGAGAAAATATCGGATGGTTTCTACAATATTTTGGGGATGAATCCGTATCTATGGGTGATGTGCAATGATGTGGAAGAAGGTAAACGTCTACCATCACTGATGTCACTTAGAGCAATTAAACCCGCAGAGACATCAATGGAGGTGGTTCTTGTTGACAAACATGGGGACTCTCGCCTCAAGGAACTTCAAGATAAGGCACAAGAACTTTATTGTGCTTCAGAGAATACCTTGGTGTTGGTGGAGAAACTTGGCAAGCTTGTCGCCATCTACATGGG GGGTACTTATCCTGTGGAGCAAGGAGATCTCCACATGCGCTGGAAAGTGGTTAGCAAGAGATTGAGGGAATTCCAAAAGTGTATTGTGCTCCCCATTGGCAGCCTATCAATGGGGCTCTGCAGGCATCGTGCTATTCTCTTCAAG AAATTGGCAGACTACATAGGTTTACCTTGCCGGATAGCTCGTGGTTGCAAGTATTGTGTGGCAGATCATAGGTCTTCTTGTCTTGTTAAAATTGAAGACAGGCAGCTTGTGAG GGAATATGTGGTTGATCTAGTTGGGGAACCTGGAAATGTCCATGGCCCAGATTCCTCGATCAATGGATCTCTGTCTTCAATATCTTCACCATTTCAAATTTCTCAGCAAAAAGAGTTCCAACGAATTTATAGGGATAGTGGATTATGTTCCCAAATTATAAACTCAAAGCACACTCGTCCACCTCCTGAAGATCCTCTGTATCCAGGTATGCTAGTTCTTACTACCCTGGCAAAATATCTTCTATTATTTGGTAGAATCAAAATATTACCTTCTTTAATCTGTAAACAACAATCTCTTGCAGGCTACAGAGAGGAAAGCCAGGTCCTGAAAGATAGTAGTTTGCTTCCAGTTGATCAAACTAGATTTGGGATGGAAGCTTCTGTAATGCCTTTGGACTTGAAAGCGAATGCAGAGCATTGCCTTCTCCAGACACCAATGCCACCTTGTGTACAAGGTGATATTTCTGAAGCTGTTGATGTGGGAGCTGCCATTGCATCATTAGAGGAATGTGCTAGACTAGGTGAAGAAAGTATTATTGTACAGCAAGCTTACCGGAAGGAGATTGTTGTGTCAAGATGTGGAGTAATATGTAGCAGTGACAAGTCCAGTCAATCAGATCTAGAGGAGGTTGACAGTAAGCTTGAGATTCAAAGCCGATTTTCTGCTGTCACTGTTCCTAGGTACTTGAATCTCGAACCATCTCTTGCTATGGACTGGCTTGAGATCGCATGGGATGAGTTACATATCAAAGAGCGCGTTGGTGCTG GCTCATTTGGAACTGTGCATCGTGCTGAATGGCATGGATCG GATGTAGCTGTCAAGGTTTTAACTGTTCAAGATTTCCATGATGATCAGTTGAGGGAATTTTTGCGCGAG GTTGCAATTATGAAACGTGTCCGCCATCCCAATGTAGTTCTGTTCATGGGTGCAGTTACAAAGCGTCCACATCTCTCAATAGTGACAGAGTATTTACCTAG GGGAAGTCTATATCGACTCATACACAGGCCAGCTTCTGGGGAACTTCTGGATCATAGGCGGCGGCTGCGCATGGCATTAGATGTG GCCAAGGGGATCAATTACCTCCATTGTCTTAGCCCTCCTATTGTCCATTGGGATCTTAAATCTCCAAATTTGTTGGTTGATAAAAATTGGACAGCGAAG GTATGCGATTTTGGGTTGTCCAGGTTCAAAGCAAACACTTTCATATCATCGAAATCTGTTGCTGGAACA cCTGAGTGGATGGCTCCAGAGTTCCTTCGCGGAGAGCCCTCAAATGAGAAGTCTGATGTCTACAGTTTCGGAGTAATCCTTTGGGAACTTGTGACCATGCAACAACCTTGGAGTGGGCTTAGTCCTGCGCAG GTAGTTGGCGCTGTTGCTTTCCAGAATAGAAGGCTTGCTATCCCAGCAAATACTCCCCCAATGTTGGCTTCTCTTATGGAATCCTGCTGGGCTGA TGACCCTGCTCAGCGCCCAACATTTAAAAGTATAGTGGAGTCGCTGAAGAAGTTGCTAAAATCTCCTCTACAGTGGGCACAGGTGAGTGGAACATAG